The following coding sequences are from one Sphingobium sp. Cam5-1 window:
- a CDS encoding EAL domain-containing protein produces the protein MSELSLARQALDLDQILPFYQPKVDLESGAIAGFEALLHWRDGMPGAYHGPGTISAAFEDAELAIALDQRIFKLIAADILRWRRRGLPIGRIAFNVSAASFRQEHYVAGLMERIDRAGISASCLELEVTETVLLEGASHNVTKTFEQLRRAGMTIALDDFGTGYASLIHLKQFPVDVLKIDCSFVQSLDDPINAAIVRAIVNLGRDLGVTTVAEGIETGGQADRLHRSGCDQAQGYLFSPAVAADQIPALLADQTARRSRRERRSARERRMHRPSSSISKRAIECDRTP, from the coding sequence ATGTCGGAACTGTCGCTGGCCCGCCAGGCGCTCGACCTTGATCAGATCCTCCCCTTCTATCAACCCAAAGTCGATTTGGAATCGGGTGCCATCGCAGGATTTGAGGCACTATTGCATTGGCGCGACGGAATGCCTGGCGCATATCACGGACCCGGAACAATCTCCGCCGCTTTCGAGGATGCCGAACTCGCCATCGCTCTTGACCAGCGCATATTCAAGCTGATCGCGGCCGACATCCTTCGGTGGAGAAGGCGGGGACTCCCGATCGGTCGTATCGCCTTTAACGTGTCAGCCGCATCCTTTCGACAGGAGCATTATGTCGCGGGCTTGATGGAACGCATCGATCGCGCAGGCATCTCCGCATCTTGTCTGGAACTGGAAGTCACTGAAACGGTGCTGCTTGAGGGGGCTTCTCACAACGTAACGAAGACATTTGAACAGCTTCGGCGCGCCGGGATGACAATCGCACTTGACGACTTCGGCACAGGCTATGCCTCTCTCATCCACCTAAAGCAGTTTCCGGTTGATGTACTCAAGATTGATTGTTCTTTTGTTCAATCCCTCGACGATCCGATCAACGCGGCGATCGTCCGCGCGATCGTCAACCTCGGAAGGGATCTGGGAGTCACGACGGTCGCCGAAGGGATCGAAACAGGAGGCCAGGCAGATCGCCTGCACAGGAGCGGGTGCGATCAGGCGCAGGGTTATCTCTTCAGTCCAGCCGTAGCAGCAGATCAGATCCCTGCGCTTCTTGCCGATCAAACTGCAAGACGGAGCCGACGCGAGAGGCGTAGTGCCAGAGAACGGCGCATGCATCGGCCCTCGAGCAGCATCTCAAAAAGAGCGATTGAATGCGATCGCACGCCTTGA
- a CDS encoding tyrosine-type recombinase/integrase yields the protein MGRLSATAVKAATRPGRLGDGDGLFLVIQPGGAKSWVCRVQKNGNRRDFGLGSASKVSLATARERAREIRTWVELGLDPKFERRKAQGIPTFRQAAARVIAAHSKTWRNEKHEKQWLQTLEAYVFPQIGHVQVHEITGPMIRNVLSDIWLAKPETARRVRQRIGTVLDWAYASGYRETEAPMRAITKGLPRQPKKDGHFAAMAYAKVPAFMVRLAERESFSRLALRFAILTAVRSGEVRGAAWEEFDLDEKLWTIPAARMKASREHVIPLSIPALAILERCRELRIGSRSLVFPGARGDASMSDMTLTKLLREMKEDATAHGFRSAFRDWVSEETNHPGEIAEAALAHRVKDKTEAAYRRGNLLEKRRKLMDEWGAYCLK from the coding sequence ATGGGAAGGCTCTCCGCTACCGCTGTGAAGGCAGCAACACGTCCCGGGCGGCTCGGGGATGGCGACGGCCTGTTTCTTGTGATTCAGCCCGGCGGTGCCAAGAGCTGGGTGTGCCGGGTGCAGAAGAATGGCAACCGGCGCGACTTCGGCTTGGGCAGCGCATCCAAAGTCTCGCTGGCGACAGCCCGAGAGCGGGCGCGAGAAATCCGCACCTGGGTCGAACTCGGGCTGGATCCGAAATTCGAGCGGCGCAAGGCGCAGGGCATTCCCACATTCCGGCAGGCGGCAGCCAGAGTGATTGCCGCCCACAGCAAGACATGGCGGAATGAGAAGCACGAGAAGCAATGGCTCCAGACGCTGGAGGCCTATGTGTTTCCCCAGATCGGTCATGTGCAGGTTCATGAGATTACAGGACCCATGATCCGGAACGTGCTGTCGGATATCTGGCTCGCCAAGCCAGAGACAGCGCGACGAGTCCGGCAGCGGATCGGCACCGTTCTCGATTGGGCTTACGCTTCGGGCTATCGCGAGACGGAAGCGCCGATGCGCGCAATTACCAAGGGGCTTCCACGACAGCCCAAGAAGGACGGGCACTTCGCGGCCATGGCCTATGCAAAGGTGCCCGCTTTCATGGTGAGGCTCGCGGAGCGGGAATCCTTCAGTAGGTTAGCGCTGCGCTTTGCTATCCTGACTGCCGTCCGATCAGGCGAGGTTCGAGGTGCGGCATGGGAAGAATTCGATCTGGACGAGAAGCTGTGGACCATACCGGCCGCGCGCATGAAGGCGTCGCGCGAGCATGTCATTCCCCTGTCGATACCGGCGCTGGCGATTCTGGAACGGTGCCGGGAATTGCGGATCGGATCGCGCTCGCTTGTATTTCCTGGGGCCAGAGGTGACGCGTCGATGAGTGACATGACGCTCACGAAATTGCTCCGCGAGATGAAGGAGGACGCGACCGCCCACGGATTTCGCTCGGCTTTCCGGGACTGGGTCAGCGAGGAGACCAATCATCCCGGTGAAATCGCAGAAGCCGCTCTGGCTCACCGGGTCAAGGACAAGACGGAAGCTGCATACCGGCGCGGGAACCTCCTCGAGAAGAGGCGAAAGCTGATGGACGAATGGGGAGCATATTGTTTGAAGTAG
- the hspQ gene encoding heat shock protein HspQ — protein sequence MTDTTAIFGADVSAPPVVHAHFSIGDVVKHRLFAFRGVVFDIDPVFANSEEWYQAIPEQSRPDKHQPFYHLLAENGETSYVAYVSQQNLMADDSGEPVDHPAIAGMFGTYANGKYQLRPLHRH from the coding sequence ATGACCGACACCACTGCAATCTTCGGCGCCGATGTCAGCGCGCCACCTGTTGTCCATGCGCATTTCAGCATCGGCGATGTCGTAAAGCATCGCCTCTTCGCCTTCCGTGGCGTGGTGTTCGACATCGATCCCGTCTTCGCCAACAGCGAGGAATGGTATCAGGCGATTCCCGAACAATCCCGGCCGGACAAGCATCAGCCCTTCTACCATCTGCTCGCCGAAAATGGCGAAACCAGCTATGTCGCTTATGTAAGCCAGCAGAATCTGATGGCCGACGACAGCGGGGAGCCGGTGGATCATCCGGCGATCGCGGGGATGTTCGGGACTTATGCCAACGGCAAATATCAGCTGCGCCCGCTCCATCGCCATTAA
- a CDS encoding GDSL-type esterase/lipase family protein, with amino-acid sequence MPTANISCARSIAIKAPSRARAWWRVAAALALLPGLAGIAAAQAPTERPAQESRINADPTFPFANEVAAFAKANERDSGAPGAILFLGSSSIRLWDTHAGFPDRSTVNRGFGGATTPDVLHHYSRLFPRAAPRSLLVYIGENDLAAGASPDTVARNILTLLKRLRADYPKARIAYLSLKPSPIRWTLWPKMAAVNMTVAARSRVSGFEYLDVGSSLLAHDGLPDASLFGPDGLHMNPRGYSRWNRLVDGWLDRTEMAAAPASRSVSLSN; translated from the coding sequence ATGCCAACGGCAAATATCAGCTGCGCCCGCTCCATCGCCATTAAGGCGCCGTCCCGCGCACGGGCATGGTGGCGGGTAGCCGCCGCCCTCGCGCTGCTGCCCGGCCTGGCCGGAATCGCCGCTGCGCAGGCGCCGACCGAGCGCCCCGCGCAAGAATCCCGGATCAATGCCGACCCGACCTTTCCCTTCGCAAATGAAGTCGCCGCCTTCGCCAAGGCGAATGAGAGGGACAGCGGCGCGCCCGGTGCCATCCTCTTCCTCGGCAGCTCCAGCATCCGGCTGTGGGATACACACGCAGGCTTCCCCGACAGAAGCACCGTCAATCGCGGTTTCGGCGGAGCGACGACGCCCGATGTCCTGCATCACTATTCCCGGCTCTTTCCCAGGGCCGCGCCACGATCGCTACTCGTCTATATCGGGGAGAACGACCTTGCAGCCGGAGCCAGCCCCGACACCGTCGCGCGCAACATATTGACGCTGCTGAAAAGGCTGCGCGCCGATTATCCCAAGGCGCGCATCGCCTATCTGTCGCTCAAACCCTCGCCCATCCGATGGACGCTCTGGCCCAAGATGGCGGCGGTCAACATGACCGTGGCGGCGCGCAGCCGGGTCAGCGGTTTTGAATATCTCGACGTCGGCAGCAGCCTGCTCGCCCATGACGGCCTGCCCGACGCATCGCTGTTCGGCCCCGACGGGCTGCACATGAACCCGCGCGGATACAGCCGCTGGAACAGGTTGGTCGACGGCTGGCTCGACCGGACGGAGATGGCGGCGGCACCGGCATCGCGTTCGGTATCACTTTCCAATTGA
- a CDS encoding OPT family oligopeptide transporter: protein MAELTLRGVILGALITLLFTAANVYLGLKIGLTFATSIPAAVISMAVLRLFATGTILENNIVQTIASAAGTLSAIIFVLPGLVIIGWWHGFPYWLSAFTIALGGILGVMYSVPLRRALVTGSDLPYPEGVAAAEVLKVGAGSREGLEENKRGLAAILMSALAAAAFSVIAKTKLIAEEAATFFKFGAGATSVSTSFSMALIGVGHLVGLSVGVAMFVGLLISWVGLVPWLTAPLPAGADIAEVVGTTFRMKARFIGAGTIGVAAIWTLLKILGPIISGIRSAMAAARQRKAGDGSLLALTERDLPIGIVGGTILASLAPIAVLLWYFAQGGPIALNPVPILILTLAYILVAGVVIASVCGYMAGLIGASNSPISGVGILAVLGASLILAAIYGSGGDPKQSQALIAYALFVTAIVFGIATISNDNLQDLKTGQLVGATPWKQQVALVLGVIFGALVIPPVLDLLNSAFGFAGAPGAKATALPAPQAALISALAKGVLGGDLDWGLIGTGALIGAVVVAIDELLGKAGKLRLPPLAVGMGIYLPMALTLLIPVGAVIGHLYNRWAMRQSNPDFAERMGVLMATGFIVGESLFGVAFAGIVAATNSDAPLALVAENPWAVPAALLIFAAVIAALYARLRRWASAPLG from the coding sequence ATGGCGGAACTGACGCTTCGCGGCGTCATATTGGGTGCGCTCATCACGCTGCTCTTCACGGCTGCCAATGTCTATCTGGGGCTGAAGATCGGCCTCACCTTCGCGACCTCCATCCCGGCCGCCGTCATCTCCATGGCGGTGCTGCGCCTGTTCGCAACCGGTACGATCCTTGAAAACAACATTGTCCAGACGATCGCGTCGGCGGCGGGCACGCTCTCGGCGATCATTTTCGTCCTGCCCGGCCTCGTCATCATCGGCTGGTGGCATGGCTTTCCCTATTGGCTGTCCGCCTTCACCATCGCGCTCGGCGGCATATTGGGCGTCATGTATTCAGTCCCACTGCGCCGCGCGCTCGTCACCGGGTCCGACCTCCCCTATCCCGAAGGGGTCGCCGCCGCCGAAGTGCTCAAAGTGGGCGCAGGCTCCCGCGAAGGGCTGGAGGAAAATAAGCGCGGCCTTGCCGCCATCCTCATGAGCGCGCTCGCCGCAGCCGCTTTCTCCGTCATCGCCAAGACAAAGCTCATCGCCGAAGAAGCCGCCACCTTCTTCAAATTCGGCGCCGGCGCGACATCGGTGTCGACCAGCTTCTCCATGGCGCTGATCGGCGTCGGCCATCTGGTCGGCCTGTCGGTCGGCGTCGCGATGTTCGTGGGCCTGCTGATCAGCTGGGTGGGCCTCGTCCCCTGGCTCACCGCGCCGCTGCCAGCGGGAGCCGACATCGCCGAAGTCGTCGGCACCACCTTCCGCATGAAGGCCCGCTTCATCGGCGCAGGCACGATTGGCGTCGCGGCGATCTGGACCCTGCTCAAGATATTGGGGCCGATCATCAGCGGCATCCGATCCGCCATGGCCGCCGCCCGGCAGCGCAAGGCAGGCGACGGCAGTCTCCTCGCACTCACCGAGCGGGACTTGCCCATCGGCATCGTCGGCGGCACCATCCTCGCCTCGCTCGCGCCCATCGCCGTGCTGCTCTGGTATTTCGCGCAAGGCGGGCCGATTGCCCTCAACCCGGTTCCGATCCTCATCCTGACCCTCGCCTATATCCTGGTCGCGGGCGTCGTCATCGCGTCGGTCTGCGGCTATATGGCGGGCCTGATCGGCGCATCGAACAGCCCGATCTCCGGCGTCGGCATCCTCGCGGTCCTCGGCGCATCGCTGATCCTCGCCGCCATCTACGGTTCGGGCGGCGATCCAAAACAAAGCCAGGCGCTCATCGCCTATGCCCTGTTCGTCACTGCCATCGTGTTCGGCATTGCCACCATCTCCAACGACAATCTTCAGGACCTCAAGACCGGCCAGCTGGTCGGCGCAACCCCCTGGAAGCAGCAGGTCGCGCTGGTGCTAGGCGTCATCTTCGGCGCCCTCGTCATTCCGCCAGTGCTCGACCTCCTCAACAGCGCCTTCGGCTTCGCAGGCGCTCCGGGAGCCAAGGCCACCGCCCTGCCCGCGCCACAGGCCGCGCTCATCTCCGCACTGGCGAAAGGCGTGCTGGGCGGCGATCTCGACTGGGGCCTCATCGGCACCGGCGCGCTGATCGGCGCAGTAGTCGTCGCCATCGACGAACTGCTCGGCAAGGCAGGCAAGCTCCGCCTGCCCCCGCTCGCGGTCGGCATGGGCATATACCTGCCGATGGCGCTGACCCTGCTGATCCCGGTCGGCGCGGTCATCGGCCACCTCTACAATCGCTGGGCGATGCGCCAGTCCAACCCCGATTTTGCCGAGCGGATGGGCGTGCTGATGGCGACCGGCTTCATCGTGGGCGAAAGCCTGTTCGGCGTCGCCTTCGCCGGGATCGTGGCGGCGACCAACAGCGACGCCCCGCTCGCGCTGGTGGCGGAAAACCCATGGGCCGTGCCCGCCGCGCTCCTCATCTTCGCGGCGGTGATCGCCGCGCTCTATGCGCGCCTCCGCCGCTGGGCGAGCGCACCGCTTGGTTAA
- a CDS encoding M1 family metallopeptidase, whose protein sequence is MSLSKISSLLLAAAPLALVQPAIAQTPAGPAPGITTQLPRGAAPSHYAIEVVPDAANLKFTGKVTVDLNVAQALPVLVLNAADLSIGSVTLTPVQGKAMAGAAKIDANAQTVTLDFGKPVQPGAYKLDIAYGGVINTQANGMFALDYKDNAGAQKRALFTQFEAPDARRFVPSFDEPSYKATFDLSAIVPTGQLAVSNMPVKASQDLGGGRTRVMFGTSPKMSSYLLFFGLGDLERATKMAGATEVGVITGKGNTGKAQLALDASAAILPWYNDYFGVPFPLPKLDNVAGPGQSQFFSAMENWGAIFTFERALLVDPKFTSEGTKRTIYSIVAHEMAHQWFGDLVTMAWWDDLWLNEGFASWMATKVTDKLQPDWEMLLTRVGGRERAMALDALVTTHPVVQKIHTVDEVNQAFDDITYEKGEAVITMLEGYAGEDVWREGIRGYMKAHAYGNTVTDDLWKAVEGAGAKGLVGIAHDFTSQPGIPLVKVDSAQCRGGSTLLSLSQGEFSRDRKDKAPLRWNVPVMAQTVGGAPQRLILNGTASVTLPGCGAYVINAGQTGYYRSLYPEVNVKALAAGFTRLSSMDQIGLMADNFQLGLGGYQPIGLALDMVDAVPANASPAVLAEVPDYLNSVYTMLEGDKVAQARVAAYASRKLGPVLKGVGYDAKPGEGAQVPVLRSALVATLGSMGDKAVVAEARRRFAEPALMEGPLRNVWLRIIAHNAGAATWDKLRAMANGAKSDLDKSTLFALLGAAKDEALGRKALDLAMTDEPGKTTSAAIISAVGAEHPMLAVDYVLAHRQQYEALIDVSARSQAIARLGGGSADPAMVTKLDAYASRYLTPESRKVVDRSISAIRTRIETRARLKPALTAWFAKR, encoded by the coding sequence ATGTCCCTTTCCAAAATTTCTTCCCTATTGCTGGCGGCCGCGCCGCTTGCCCTTGTTCAGCCTGCTATCGCCCAAACGCCCGCCGGGCCTGCGCCGGGGATCACGACGCAATTGCCGCGTGGGGCGGCTCCCAGTCATTATGCCATTGAGGTGGTGCCGGATGCGGCGAACCTCAAATTCACGGGCAAGGTGACGGTCGACCTGAATGTCGCGCAGGCGCTGCCGGTGCTGGTGTTGAATGCGGCTGACCTTAGCATTGGCAGTGTTACGCTGACGCCTGTCCAGGGCAAGGCGATGGCGGGTGCCGCGAAGATCGACGCGAATGCGCAGACGGTGACGCTGGATTTCGGCAAGCCGGTGCAGCCGGGCGCCTACAAGCTGGACATCGCCTATGGCGGCGTCATCAACACGCAGGCGAACGGGATGTTCGCGCTGGATTACAAGGACAATGCGGGGGCGCAGAAGCGGGCGCTGTTCACGCAGTTCGAGGCGCCCGATGCGCGGCGGTTCGTGCCGAGCTTTGACGAGCCGAGCTATAAGGCGACGTTCGATCTTTCCGCGATCGTGCCGACCGGGCAGTTGGCGGTCAGCAACATGCCGGTCAAGGCGTCGCAGGATCTGGGCGGTGGCAGGACGCGGGTGATGTTTGGCACTTCGCCGAAAATGTCATCCTATCTGCTGTTCTTTGGCCTCGGCGATTTGGAGCGCGCCACTAAAATGGCGGGCGCGACCGAGGTGGGCGTGATCACCGGCAAGGGGAATACCGGCAAGGCGCAGCTGGCGCTGGATGCTTCGGCGGCGATCCTGCCCTGGTATAATGACTATTTCGGCGTGCCCTTTCCGCTGCCCAAGCTGGATAATGTCGCGGGGCCGGGACAGAGCCAGTTCTTCTCCGCCATGGAGAATTGGGGGGCGATCTTCACATTCGAGCGGGCGCTGCTGGTCGATCCGAAATTCACTTCGGAAGGGACGAAGCGGACCATTTACTCGATCGTCGCGCATGAGATGGCGCATCAATGGTTCGGCGATCTGGTCACCATGGCCTGGTGGGACGATCTGTGGCTGAACGAGGGCTTTGCCAGCTGGATGGCGACCAAGGTCACGGACAAGTTGCAACCGGATTGGGAGATGCTGCTGACCCGTGTCGGCGGGCGTGAGCGGGCGATGGCATTGGATGCGCTGGTGACGACGCATCCCGTGGTGCAGAAAATCCATACCGTCGATGAGGTGAACCAGGCGTTCGACGACATCACCTATGAAAAGGGTGAGGCGGTTATCACCATGCTGGAAGGCTATGCGGGCGAGGATGTGTGGCGCGAGGGCATTCGCGGCTACATGAAGGCGCATGCCTATGGGAATACGGTGACGGACGACCTGTGGAAGGCGGTAGAGGGTGCGGGGGCCAAGGGGCTGGTCGGCATCGCGCATGACTTTACGAGCCAGCCGGGCATTCCGCTGGTGAAGGTGGACAGCGCGCAGTGCCGGGGCGGATCGACTTTGCTGTCGCTCAGCCAAGGCGAGTTCAGCCGCGATCGGAAGGATAAGGCGCCGCTGCGTTGGAATGTGCCGGTGATGGCGCAGACCGTGGGCGGGGCGCCGCAGCGGCTGATCCTGAATGGGACGGCTTCGGTGACGCTGCCGGGGTGCGGGGCCTATGTGATCAATGCGGGGCAGACGGGCTATTATCGCTCCCTCTATCCGGAGGTGAATGTGAAGGCGTTGGCGGCGGGTTTCACCCGGCTGTCGTCGATGGATCAGATCGGGCTGATGGCCGATAATTTCCAGCTGGGGCTGGGGGGGTATCAGCCGATCGGGTTGGCGCTGGACATGGTGGACGCAGTGCCCGCCAATGCGAGCCCGGCGGTGCTGGCCGAGGTGCCTGATTATCTGAACAGTGTCTATACGATGCTGGAGGGCGACAAGGTGGCGCAGGCGCGGGTGGCTGCCTATGCCTCACGCAAGCTGGGGCCGGTGCTGAAGGGCGTCGGCTATGATGCGAAGCCCGGCGAAGGCGCGCAGGTGCCGGTGCTTCGGTCGGCGCTGGTGGCGACGCTGGGTAGCATGGGTGACAAGGCCGTGGTGGCCGAGGCGCGGCGGCGCTTTGCCGAGCCTGCGTTGATGGAAGGGCCGCTGCGCAATGTGTGGCTGCGCATCATCGCCCACAATGCTGGTGCCGCGACATGGGACAAGCTGCGCGCGATGGCCAATGGCGCGAAGAGCGACCTCGACAAGAGCACGCTTTTTGCATTGTTGGGCGCGGCGAAGGATGAGGCGTTGGGGCGCAAGGCGCTCGACCTCGCCATGACGGATGAGCCGGGCAAGACGACGAGCGCGGCGATCATATCGGCGGTGGGTGCGGAGCATCCGATGCTGGCGGTCGATTATGTGCTGGCGCACCGGCAGCAATATGAGGCGCTGATCGATGTGTCGGCGCGGTCCCAGGCGATTGCGCGGCTGGGCGGTGGGTCGGCTGATCCGGCGATGGTGACGAAGCTGGACGCCTATGCGAGCCGTTATCTGACGCCGGAATCGCGCAAGGTGGTGGACCGGTCGATCTCCGCCATCAGGACGCGGATCGAGACGCGGGCGCGGCTGAAGCCTGCGCTGACGGCGTGGTTTGCCAAGAGGTGA
- a CDS encoding endonuclease domain-containing protein, with protein sequence MGVRRTNPNAAMLRQNATECEKQLWAALRNRQLDGFKFRRQATIGPYVVDLLCAEHRLIVEVDGGQHGDEADLSRTRFLERQGYSVIRFWNHEVIENLDGVLESVRQALPVKQTNNKIPTTA encoded by the coding sequence ATGGGGGTACGGCGCACCAATCCTAACGCGGCGATGTTGCGGCAGAACGCGACGGAATGCGAGAAGCAACTTTGGGCCGCTTTGCGCAATCGGCAGTTGGATGGATTCAAGTTCCGTCGGCAGGCAACAATAGGTCCCTACGTCGTTGATCTGCTTTGCGCTGAACATCGCCTGATCGTGGAAGTTGACGGAGGCCAGCACGGCGATGAGGCTGACCTGTCGCGTACGCGTTTTTTAGAGCGACAGGGTTACTCGGTAATCCGCTTCTGGAATCATGAGGTCATCGAGAATCTCGATGGTGTGCTCGAGAGCGTTCGCCAAGCCCTCCCTGTTAAACAAACGAACAACAAAATTCCGACAACCGCTTGA
- the queF gene encoding preQ(1) synthase produces MMPIHLGQSSALPASPEEAVLDYVPNPRPGKPYLVRFTAPEFTSLCPVTGQPDFAHLVIDYAPAATIVESKSLKLFLGAFRNHAAFHEDCTVGIGERLFAEMQPLWLRIGGYWYPRGGIPIDVFWQSGEPPAGLWLPAQDVPGYRGRG; encoded by the coding sequence ATGATGCCGATCCATCTGGGGCAGAGCAGTGCGTTGCCTGCAAGCCCTGAGGAAGCAGTTCTCGATTATGTGCCCAACCCCCGGCCGGGGAAGCCCTATCTGGTGCGATTCACCGCGCCGGAGTTCACATCGCTCTGTCCGGTGACGGGGCAGCCGGACTTTGCCCATCTGGTGATCGATTATGCGCCTGCCGCGACGATCGTCGAATCGAAGTCGTTGAAGCTGTTTCTGGGGGCGTTCCGCAACCATGCCGCTTTCCATGAGGATTGCACGGTGGGGATTGGCGAGCGGCTGTTTGCCGAGATGCAGCCTTTGTGGTTGCGGATCGGCGGATATTGGTATCCGCGTGGGGGGATTCCGATCGATGTGTTCTGGCAGTCGGGTGAGCCGCCTGCGGGGTTGTGGCTGCCTGCGCAGGATGTGCCGGGGTATCGGGGGCGGGGTTGA
- the sseA gene encoding 3-mercaptopyruvate sulfurtransferase, with amino-acid sequence MDILISTDWLATQLGQDDLKILDASLFLPGTPRDPRAEFEAAHIPGADYLDLPSLSDADDPRPGMLPTDAFMTERCRALGINADSRVILYDNSPTHSAARAWWMMRLYGVGRAAAILDGGLPKWVAEGRPTESGWPVIPRGDATARRAEGQVRTKDDLLANLDNHAAQVLDARGAARFTGEEKEPRPGMASGHIPGSRNVPSASLFNADNSMKKGEELRQLFLDAGTDFSRPIITSCGSGVTAAILLAGLELLGKSDVTLYDGSWSEWGLDPATPKATGAAA; translated from the coding sequence ATGGACATCCTCATCTCCACCGATTGGCTCGCAACCCAACTGGGCCAGGACGATCTCAAGATACTCGACGCCAGCCTCTTCCTGCCCGGCACCCCACGCGATCCCCGCGCCGAGTTCGAAGCCGCCCACATCCCCGGCGCCGACTATCTCGACCTCCCCAGCCTTTCCGATGCAGACGACCCGCGCCCTGGCATGTTGCCGACCGACGCCTTCATGACCGAACGCTGCCGCGCGCTCGGCATCAACGCGGACAGCCGCGTCATCCTCTACGACAACAGCCCCACGCACAGCGCTGCCCGCGCCTGGTGGATGATGCGTCTCTATGGCGTGGGCCGCGCGGCCGCGATCCTGGACGGCGGCCTGCCGAAGTGGGTCGCCGAAGGCCGCCCGACGGAAAGCGGCTGGCCCGTCATCCCGCGTGGCGACGCCACAGCCCGGCGGGCCGAGGGCCAAGTCCGCACGAAGGACGACCTGCTCGCCAACCTTGACAACCATGCCGCGCAAGTCCTCGACGCGCGCGGCGCCGCCCGCTTCACCGGCGAGGAGAAAGAACCCCGCCCCGGCATGGCATCGGGCCATATCCCCGGCTCGCGCAACGTCCCGTCCGCCTCCCTCTTCAACGCCGACAACAGCATGAAGAAGGGCGAGGAACTCCGCCAGCTGTTCCTTGACGCTGGCACCGACTTCTCCCGTCCCATCATCACCAGCTGCGGCAGCGGCGTGACGGCGGCCATCCTGCTCGCGGGCCTTGAATTGCTCGGCAAGTCGGACGTTACCCTTTATGACGGCAGCTGGTCGGAATGGGGCCTCGATCCCGCCACGCCCAAAGCAACGGGTGCCGCCGCATGA
- the metC gene encoding cystathionine beta-lyase, whose protein sequence is MSKDRKPLTQLAQAGRKPEWTGMPGQPGAIVNPPVWRASTILYDDVAHLRSAARSSTHERLFYGRKGTPTAWSLADALTEMEPGAEGTMLFPSGVAAIACALLSVLKPGDQLLMVDSAYDPTRNFCEQMLKSYGIETIYYDPVADSVSIDQLIHENTRAIFLESPGSLTFEVQDIPAITALAREKGIVTLLDNTWATPFFFPALAHGIDITILACTKYIVGHSDVMLGSVTATPEHFPKLRQTAHLLGQMVSPDDAWLASRGLRTLGVRLNQHQESALQIARWLAEQPDVARVLHPALASCPGHENWTRDFSGSSGLFSFVLKGGGEEARAALIDGLDHFGIGYSWGGFESLALPVDPARYRTATIWQAEGPLVRLQIGLEDPADLIADIDAGLARFRKARG, encoded by the coding sequence ATGAGCAAGGATCGCAAGCCGCTCACCCAATTGGCGCAGGCCGGACGCAAGCCTGAATGGACCGGCATGCCCGGCCAGCCCGGCGCCATCGTCAACCCGCCGGTCTGGCGCGCCTCGACCATCCTCTATGACGATGTCGCCCATCTGCGCAGCGCCGCGCGCAGCAGCACGCACGAACGGCTCTTCTACGGCCGCAAGGGCACGCCCACAGCCTGGAGCCTCGCCGATGCGCTGACGGAAATGGAGCCCGGCGCGGAAGGAACGATGCTCTTCCCCTCCGGCGTCGCCGCGATTGCCTGCGCGCTCCTTTCGGTCCTGAAGCCTGGCGACCAGTTGCTCATGGTCGACAGCGCCTACGACCCCACCCGCAACTTCTGCGAACAGATGCTAAAAAGTTACGGCATCGAAACGATCTACTATGACCCCGTCGCCGATTCCGTTTCAATTGACCAACTCATTCATGAAAACACCCGCGCCATTTTCCTGGAAAGCCCCGGCAGCCTGACTTTCGAGGTGCAGGATATCCCCGCCATCACCGCCCTCGCGCGGGAAAAGGGCATCGTCACTCTCCTCGACAATACATGGGCCACGCCCTTCTTCTTCCCCGCCCTCGCCCACGGCATCGACATCACGATCCTCGCCTGCACCAAATATATCGTCGGCCACAGCGACGTCATGCTCGGCTCCGTCACCGCGACACCTGAGCATTTCCCAAAGCTCCGCCAGACCGCCCATCTCCTCGGCCAAATGGTCAGCCCCGACGACGCCTGGCTCGCCAGCCGCGGCCTCCGCACCCTCGGTGTCCGCCTGAACCAACATCAGGAAAGCGCGCTCCAGATCGCCCGTTGGCTCGCCGAACAGCCCGACGTCGCCCGCGTCCTCCACCCCGCGCTGGCAAGCTGTCCCGGCCATGAAAATTGGACGCGCGACTTTTCCGGTTCCAGCGGCCTGTTCAGCTTCGTTCTCAAGGGCGGCGGCGAAGAAGCCCGCGCCGCGTTGATCGACGGCCTCGACCATTTCGGCATCGGCTACAGCTGGGGCGGTTTCGAAAGCCTGGCTTTGCCCGTCGATCCAGCACGCTACCGCACCGCCACCATATGGCAGGCGGAAGGTCCGCTTGTCCGGCTACAGATCGGGCTTGAAGATCCTGCCGACCTCATTGCAGACATCGATGCCGGCCTCGCCCGCTTCCGCAAGGCCCGGGGATGA